One Ananas comosus cultivar F153 linkage group 1, ASM154086v1, whole genome shotgun sequence DNA window includes the following coding sequences:
- the LOC109714803 gene encoding BTB/POZ and TAZ domain-containing protein 2 isoform X4, with product MDAKGGRVQIGFQAGSNAVPTRDVQILTSGGRKISAHTAVLAAASPVMESILDRAQKRGKPRRVIRILGVPCDAVTAFVRLIHSSGCVSLDEEEEMGRYGLHLLVLSHAYSVGWLKRACEGALALRLTAEGVADVLLLARQCDAPRLYLRCMKLLAKDFAAVKKTEAWQFLQANDPWLELEILQFLQEAELRKKRVGRKLAYQRVYEELGDAMECLQHMYVGKEGSKKNHPCSSSACYRNLQLLIQHLAACPRRKACPRCCRMLQLLRLHSAICDDSTQQACRIPLCSKHWEGVC from the exons ATGGACGCGAAGGGCGGTCGCGTCCAGATCGGATTCCAGGCGGGGAGCAACGCCGTCCCCACTCGGGATGTTCAAATTTTGACATCCGGCGGCCGCAAAATTTCCGCCCATACTGCAGTTCTT GCCGCGGCGTCGCCGGTGATGGAGAGTATATTGGATCGGGCACAAAAGCGTGGAAAACCGCGCAGGGTTATTAGGATTCTGGGAGTCCCCTGTGACGCTGTAACGGCGTTTGTGCGGTTGATACACTCTTCTGG GTGCGTGTCCttggacgaggaggaggagatgggcaGGTACGGGCTGCACCTGCTGGTGCTGTCGCACGCGTACAGCGTGGGGTGGCTGAAGCGCGCGTGCGAGGGGGCGCTGGCGCTGCGGCTGACGGCGGAGGGCGTGGCGGACGTGTTGCTGCTGGCGCGGCAGTGCGACGCCCCGCGGCTGTACCTCCGCTGCATGAAGCTGCTGGCCAAGGACTTCGCCGCCGTCAAGAAGACCGAGGCCTGGCAGTTCCTCCAGGCCAACGACCCCTGGCTCGAGCTCGAAATCCTCCAGTTCCTCCAGGAGGCCGAACTG agAAAGAAGCGGGTTGGGCGCAAGCTGGCGTACCAGCGGGTGTATGAAGAGCTGGGGGACGCAATGGAGTGCCTGCAGCACATGTACGTGGGCAAGGAGGGAAGCAAGAAGAACCACCCCTGCTCCTCATCTGCCTGCTACCGCAACCTGCAGCTCCTCATCCAACACCTCGCCGCCTGCCCCCGCAGGAAAGCCTGCCCCCGCTGCTGCCGCATGTTGcagctcctccgcctccactcCGCCATCTGCGACGACAGCACGCAACAGGCTTGCCGCATCCCTCTTTGCTC GAAACATTGGGAGGGAGTATGCTGA